In Fusobacterium periodonticum ATCC 33693, the following are encoded in one genomic region:
- the fomA gene encoding major outer membrane protein FomA, which translates to MKKLALLLGSLLVVSSVAAAKEVMPAPTPEPEKVIEYVEKPVIVYRDREVTPAWKPNGSVALTYKWYGETERKNVGEDKDQNWAASVANAGRLQTLTSINFTEKQTLDIRTRNYHTLNDTDKKKSTGASDSLRVRHFYNFGTLGSSKVKAKSRLLFNQSNGDAGAKTLEGSVFFDFADYFPSNNYFKVDTFGLRPRYAHSWTGHSNDKTSNKYALDFESTYTLPAGFSAELNLYSDYTRKRVEYEINGGQKKKGQFNGAMEAYLYYTLPLYKNDKFSLTFDAEGGYDAYEFHQYKLKDSTNRRSYSAYFMPTVSASYKATDNVKLTVGAGAEYRNFQVEAESEAKNWRWQPTAWATMKVSF; encoded by the coding sequence ATGAAGAAATTAGCATTATTATTAGGATCATTATTAGTAGTTAGTTCTGTAGCTGCTGCTAAAGAAGTTATGCCAGCACCTACTCCAGAACCTGAAAAGGTAATTGAGTATGTTGAAAAACCAGTTATAGTTTACAGAGACAGAGAAGTTACACCTGCTTGGAAACCAAATGGATCAGTTGCTCTAACTTATAAATGGTATGGGGAAACTGAAAGAAAAAATGTTGGTGAAGATAAGGATCAAAATTGGGCAGCAAGTGTTGCTAATGCAGGAAGATTACAAACTTTAACAAGCATTAATTTCACTGAAAAACAAACTTTAGATATAAGAACAAGAAATTATCATACTTTAAATGATACTGACAAAAAGAAATCAACAGGAGCTAGTGATTCACTAAGAGTTAGACATTTCTATAACTTTGGTACTTTAGGAAGTAGTAAAGTTAAAGCTAAATCAAGATTACTTTTTAATCAATCTAATGGAGATGCAGGAGCTAAAACTTTAGAAGGAAGTGTATTCTTTGATTTTGCAGATTACTTCCCTTCAAATAACTACTTCAAAGTAGATACATTTGGACTTAGACCTAGATATGCTCATAGTTGGACTGGACATAGTAATGACAAGACATCAAATAAATATGCATTAGATTTTGAATCTACATATACATTACCTGCAGGATTTAGTGCTGAATTAAACTTATATTCTGACTATACTAGAAAAAGAGTAGAATATGAAATAAATGGTGGTCAAAAGAAAAAAGGACAATTTAATGGAGCTATGGAAGCATACTTATATTATACTCTTCCATTATATAAAAATGATAAATTCTCTTTAACATTTGATGCTGAAGGTGGATATGATGCATATGAATTCCATCAATATAAACTTAAAGATAGCACAAATAGAAGATCTTACAGTGCTTATTTTATGCCTACTGTAAGTGCTTCTTATAAAGCAACAGATAATGTAAAATTAACTGTAGGTGCAGGAGCAGAATATAGAAACTTCCAAGTTGAAGCAGAATCTGAAGCTAAAAACTGGAGATGGCAACCAACTGCTTGGGCAACTATGAAAGTTAGCTTCTAA